In Sporichthyaceae bacterium, the DNA window AGAGCGTCGCCGGCCGCGGCGGCGCGATGGCCGCCGCGGTGATCGTCGTGGGCTTCCTGGCCTTCCGGCACTTCCATAAGCACCGCAGCGAGCACGCCGCTGAGGTCGAGTCGTCCAGGACGAACTCAGTGTGAGTGCGGGTCCGCCGCAGCCTCGACGAGTTCGATGAGCACACCGCCGGCGTCCTTGGGGTGCACGAAGTTGATCCGCGAATTCGCGGTGCCGCGCTTCGGGGCGTCGTAGAGCAGCCGCACGCCGACGTCGCGCAGGTGCGCCGAGGTCGCGTCGATGTCGTCCACGCCGTAGGCGACCTGCTGGATGCCCTCGCCGTTCTTGTCGAGGAACTTGCCGATCGTGGAGTCCGGCGACAGCGGCGCGAGCAGTTGGATGCAGGAGCCCGAGGTGCCGACGGCGAGCATCGCCTCTCGGACGCCCTGCTCCTCGTTGACCTCCTCGTGGACCACGGTCATGCCGAACGTGCGCCCGTAGAACGCGATCGCTGCGTCGAGATCACGCACCGCGATCCCGACGTGATCGATGCGGTTGATCATCTGGCCTCCCCGGGGGAACGGATACGGACGCTGCGGTGGTTATGGTGGCACGCGGGGCGGCAGCCGGCCGCCACGTGCCTGGAGGTGCAACCAAATGTCAGGTTCGGTCATCGTCGCCGGCGCCCGCACCCCGATGGGTCGTCTCCTGGGTTCGCTCAAGGACTTCACGGGCGCGCAGCTGGGCGGCAAGGCAATCGCAGGCGCGCTGGCCCGGGCGCAGGTGCCCGCCGCCGACGTGCAGTACGTGATCATGGGCCAGGTGCTGCAGGCAGGCGCCGGGCAGATCACCGCCCGCCAGGCCGCGGTGGCCGGCGGCATCTCGATGAACGTCCCCGCGCTGACGATCAACAAGGTCTGC includes these proteins:
- the mce gene encoding methylmalonyl-CoA epimerase, with the protein product MINRIDHVGIAVRDLDAAIAFYGRTFGMTVVHEEVNEEQGVREAMLAVGTSGSCIQLLAPLSPDSTIGKFLDKNGEGIQQVAYGVDDIDATSAHLRDVGVRLLYDAPKRGTANSRINFVHPKDAGGVLIELVEAAADPHSH